Proteins encoded within one genomic window of Thunnus albacares chromosome 13, fThuAlb1.1, whole genome shotgun sequence:
- the LOC122995312 gene encoding myotonin-protein kinase isoform X3 translates to MRSTHQVYALKIMNKWDMLRRGETACYQEEREVLLRGDRHWITELHYAFQDDNYLYLVMDYYVGGDLLTLLSKFGDRLTEDMAQFYLAEMVMAIDSVHRLGYVHRDIKPDNILLTAEGHIRLGDFGSCLRLLDDGMVHSSLAVGTPDYLSPEILRAVEGGGGYGPECDWWALGICAYEMLLGTTPFYAESISETYAKIIHFQEYFEFPPSGPEVSDKARSFITGLICEREVRLGRKGLSDFRSHPFFCGLDWGSLHKLPAPFLPEVSNPTDTSNFDILDDCLSEMETLSDVMDRAPIGVHLAFVGYSYTATSQTGAIDRSTDIMMQIDHRRLRECGSLYSPEKLPRDTLSEDLPALLELPLTLEQGPTASTHTTTGEETDQISGLDEDLQRRLHEAERRYCELEKEMERLKGEMQDGKAPKETELSICPASLALPAHCVDAPGDRKRAPPACHYPLVIPLHRHLLLFHRVRLPQVRSESYLLVCAEGGELQAWERQCHTELS, encoded by the exons ATGCGAAGCACACATCAAGTGTATGCTCTAAAGATTATGAATAAGTGGGACATGCTGAGGCGAGGAGAG ACAGCATGCTACCAAGAGGAAAGGGAAGTTTTGCTGAGGGGTGACAGACACTGGATCACTGAGTTGCACTATGCCTTTCAGGATGACAACTATCTG TATCTGGTGATGGATTACTATGTTGGGGGGGACCTGCTGACTCTGCTCAGCAAGTTTGGAGACCGGCTCACTGAGGACATGGCTCAATTCTACCTGGCTGAGATGGTCATGGCCATTGACTCTGTCCACAGGCTGGGTTACGTACACAG AGACATCAAACCTGACAATATCCTGCTGACAGCTGAGGGACACATCAGACTCGGGGACTTTGGCTCCTGTCTGAGGCTCCTAGACGACGGGATG GTTCACTCATCCCTTGCAGTCGGGACCCCTGACTATTTGTCTCCAGAGATTTTGAGGGCAGTAGAGGGAGGTGGAGGTTATGGTCCTGAATGTGACTGGTGGGCTCTGGGTATCTGTGCCTATGAGATGCTGCTGGGGACCACACCGTTCTATGCAGAGTCCATCTCTGAAACATATGCAAAGATCATCCACTTTCAG GAGTATTTTGAGTTCCCTCCATCTGGCCCTGAGGTTTCAGACAAGGCTCGCTCCTTCATCACTGGACTCATCTGTGAGAGGGAAGTCCGTCTGGGAAGGAAAGGCTTAAGTGACTTCAGGAGCCATCCTTTCTTCTGTGGACTAGACTGGGGTTCCCTGCATAAACTCCCTGCCCCCTTCCTGCCTGAAGTATCTAATCCAACTGACACCTCCAACTTTGATATTCTGGACGACTGTCTCAGTGAAATG GAGACGCTGTCAGATGTAATGGACAGAGCTCCAATAGGAGTACACTTGGCTTTTGTTGGATATTCTTACACTGCTACCAG TCAGACAGGTGCCATCGACCGCAGCACAGACATCATGATGCAGATTGACCACAGGAGGCTTAGAGAGTGTGGGAGTCTTTATTCCCCAGAGAAACTG CCCAGAGACACGCTATCAGAGGACCTGCCTGCACTGCTGGAGCTCCCACTCACTCTGGAGCAAGGTCCTACTGCATCCACCCACACCACAACCGGAGAGGAGACTGACCAAATATCAGGACTTGATGAAGACTTGCAGAG ACGCTTACatgaagcagagaggagatACTGTGAGCTGGAGAAAGAAATGGAGAGACTGAAGGGGGAGATGCAGGATGGGAAAGCCCCCAAGGAGACAG agctgagTATCTGCCCAGCATCTCTTGCTCTGCCTGCCCACTGTGTGGATGCACCAGGGGAT AGGAAGAGAGCGCCCCCAGCCTGCCATTACCCACTGGTGATTCCCCTCCACCGCCACCTGCTCCTGTTCCACAGG GTTCGCCTGCCACAGGTGAGGAGTGAGTCATACCTGCTGGTGTGTGCAGAAGGGGGGGAGCTCCAAGCCTGGGAGAGACAATGTCATACTGAGCTCTCCTGA
- the LOC122995312 gene encoding myotonin-protein kinase isoform X2, translating into MSTGPGLGALDLAEGPQTTGPVGLQTLLDLLVGVYQEFCSSPFAREKYVSGFLQWAEPLVRQVRKTRIKREDFHILKVIGRGTFSEVAVARMRSTHQVYALKIMNKWDMLRRGETACYQEEREVLLRGDRHWITELHYAFQDDNYLYLVMDYYVGGDLLTLLSKFGDRLTEDMAQFYLAEMVMAIDSVHRLGYVHRDIKPDNILLTAEGHIRLGDFGSCLRLLDDGMVHSSLAVGTPDYLSPEILRAVEGGGGYGPECDWWALGICAYEMLLGTTPFYAESISETYAKIIHFQEYFEFPPSGPEVSDKARSFITGLICEREVRLGRKGLSDFRSHPFFCGLDWGSLHKLPAPFLPEVSNPTDTSNFDILDDCLSEMETLSDVMDRAPIGVHLAFVGYSYTATSQTGAIDRSTDIMMQIDHRRLRECGSLYSPEKLPRDTLSEDLPALLELPLTLEQGPTASTHTTTGEETDQISGLDEDLQRRLHEAERRYCELEKEMERLKGEMQDGKAPKETEEESAPSLPLPTGDSPPPPPAPVPQGSPATGEE; encoded by the exons CGGAGCCCCTGGTGAGGCAGGTGAGGAAGACTCGTATCAAAAGAGAGGACTTTCACATCCTGAAGGTGATTGGCCGAGGCACATTCAGTGAG GTTGCTGTGGCAAGGATGCGAAGCACACATCAAGTGTATGCTCTAAAGATTATGAATAAGTGGGACATGCTGAGGCGAGGAGAG ACAGCATGCTACCAAGAGGAAAGGGAAGTTTTGCTGAGGGGTGACAGACACTGGATCACTGAGTTGCACTATGCCTTTCAGGATGACAACTATCTG TATCTGGTGATGGATTACTATGTTGGGGGGGACCTGCTGACTCTGCTCAGCAAGTTTGGAGACCGGCTCACTGAGGACATGGCTCAATTCTACCTGGCTGAGATGGTCATGGCCATTGACTCTGTCCACAGGCTGGGTTACGTACACAG AGACATCAAACCTGACAATATCCTGCTGACAGCTGAGGGACACATCAGACTCGGGGACTTTGGCTCCTGTCTGAGGCTCCTAGACGACGGGATG GTTCACTCATCCCTTGCAGTCGGGACCCCTGACTATTTGTCTCCAGAGATTTTGAGGGCAGTAGAGGGAGGTGGAGGTTATGGTCCTGAATGTGACTGGTGGGCTCTGGGTATCTGTGCCTATGAGATGCTGCTGGGGACCACACCGTTCTATGCAGAGTCCATCTCTGAAACATATGCAAAGATCATCCACTTTCAG GAGTATTTTGAGTTCCCTCCATCTGGCCCTGAGGTTTCAGACAAGGCTCGCTCCTTCATCACTGGACTCATCTGTGAGAGGGAAGTCCGTCTGGGAAGGAAAGGCTTAAGTGACTTCAGGAGCCATCCTTTCTTCTGTGGACTAGACTGGGGTTCCCTGCATAAACTCCCTGCCCCCTTCCTGCCTGAAGTATCTAATCCAACTGACACCTCCAACTTTGATATTCTGGACGACTGTCTCAGTGAAATG GAGACGCTGTCAGATGTAATGGACAGAGCTCCAATAGGAGTACACTTGGCTTTTGTTGGATATTCTTACACTGCTACCAG TCAGACAGGTGCCATCGACCGCAGCACAGACATCATGATGCAGATTGACCACAGGAGGCTTAGAGAGTGTGGGAGTCTTTATTCCCCAGAGAAACTG CCCAGAGACACGCTATCAGAGGACCTGCCTGCACTGCTGGAGCTCCCACTCACTCTGGAGCAAGGTCCTACTGCATCCACCCACACCACAACCGGAGAGGAGACTGACCAAATATCAGGACTTGATGAAGACTTGCAGAG ACGCTTACatgaagcagagaggagatACTGTGAGCTGGAGAAAGAAATGGAGAGACTGAAGGGGGAGATGCAGGATGGGAAAGCCCCCAAGGAGACAG AGGAAGAGAGCGCCCCCAGCCTGCCATTACCCACTGGTGATTCCCCTCCACCGCCACCTGCTCCTGTTCCACAGG GTTCGCCTGCCACAGGTGAGGAGTGA
- the LOC122995312 gene encoding myotonin-protein kinase isoform X1, translated as MSTGPGLGALDLAEGPQTTGPVGLQTLLDLLVGVYQEFCSSPFAREKYVSGFLQWAEPLVRQVRKTRIKREDFHILKVIGRGTFSEVAVARMRSTHQVYALKIMNKWDMLRRGETACYQEEREVLLRGDRHWITELHYAFQDDNYLYLVMDYYVGGDLLTLLSKFGDRLTEDMAQFYLAEMVMAIDSVHRLGYVHRDIKPDNILLTAEGHIRLGDFGSCLRLLDDGMVHSSLAVGTPDYLSPEILRAVEGGGGYGPECDWWALGICAYEMLLGTTPFYAESISETYAKIIHFQEYFEFPPSGPEVSDKARSFITGLICEREVRLGRKGLSDFRSHPFFCGLDWGSLHKLPAPFLPEVSNPTDTSNFDILDDCLSEMETLSDVMDRAPIGVHLAFVGYSYTATSQTGAIDRSTDIMMQIDHRRLRECGSLYSPEKLPRDTLSEDLPALLELPLTLEQGPTASTHTTTGEETDQISGLDEDLQRRLHEAERRYCELEKEMERLKGEMQDGKAPKETELSICPASLALPAHCVDAPGDRKRAPPACHYPLVIPLHRHLLLFHRVRLPQVRSESYLLVCAEGGELQAWERQCHTELS; from the exons CGGAGCCCCTGGTGAGGCAGGTGAGGAAGACTCGTATCAAAAGAGAGGACTTTCACATCCTGAAGGTGATTGGCCGAGGCACATTCAGTGAG GTTGCTGTGGCAAGGATGCGAAGCACACATCAAGTGTATGCTCTAAAGATTATGAATAAGTGGGACATGCTGAGGCGAGGAGAG ACAGCATGCTACCAAGAGGAAAGGGAAGTTTTGCTGAGGGGTGACAGACACTGGATCACTGAGTTGCACTATGCCTTTCAGGATGACAACTATCTG TATCTGGTGATGGATTACTATGTTGGGGGGGACCTGCTGACTCTGCTCAGCAAGTTTGGAGACCGGCTCACTGAGGACATGGCTCAATTCTACCTGGCTGAGATGGTCATGGCCATTGACTCTGTCCACAGGCTGGGTTACGTACACAG AGACATCAAACCTGACAATATCCTGCTGACAGCTGAGGGACACATCAGACTCGGGGACTTTGGCTCCTGTCTGAGGCTCCTAGACGACGGGATG GTTCACTCATCCCTTGCAGTCGGGACCCCTGACTATTTGTCTCCAGAGATTTTGAGGGCAGTAGAGGGAGGTGGAGGTTATGGTCCTGAATGTGACTGGTGGGCTCTGGGTATCTGTGCCTATGAGATGCTGCTGGGGACCACACCGTTCTATGCAGAGTCCATCTCTGAAACATATGCAAAGATCATCCACTTTCAG GAGTATTTTGAGTTCCCTCCATCTGGCCCTGAGGTTTCAGACAAGGCTCGCTCCTTCATCACTGGACTCATCTGTGAGAGGGAAGTCCGTCTGGGAAGGAAAGGCTTAAGTGACTTCAGGAGCCATCCTTTCTTCTGTGGACTAGACTGGGGTTCCCTGCATAAACTCCCTGCCCCCTTCCTGCCTGAAGTATCTAATCCAACTGACACCTCCAACTTTGATATTCTGGACGACTGTCTCAGTGAAATG GAGACGCTGTCAGATGTAATGGACAGAGCTCCAATAGGAGTACACTTGGCTTTTGTTGGATATTCTTACACTGCTACCAG TCAGACAGGTGCCATCGACCGCAGCACAGACATCATGATGCAGATTGACCACAGGAGGCTTAGAGAGTGTGGGAGTCTTTATTCCCCAGAGAAACTG CCCAGAGACACGCTATCAGAGGACCTGCCTGCACTGCTGGAGCTCCCACTCACTCTGGAGCAAGGTCCTACTGCATCCACCCACACCACAACCGGAGAGGAGACTGACCAAATATCAGGACTTGATGAAGACTTGCAGAG ACGCTTACatgaagcagagaggagatACTGTGAGCTGGAGAAAGAAATGGAGAGACTGAAGGGGGAGATGCAGGATGGGAAAGCCCCCAAGGAGACAG agctgagTATCTGCCCAGCATCTCTTGCTCTGCCTGCCCACTGTGTGGATGCACCAGGGGAT AGGAAGAGAGCGCCCCCAGCCTGCCATTACCCACTGGTGATTCCCCTCCACCGCCACCTGCTCCTGTTCCACAGG GTTCGCCTGCCACAGGTGAGGAGTGAGTCATACCTGCTGGTGTGTGCAGAAGGGGGGGAGCTCCAAGCCTGGGAGAGACAATGTCATACTGAGCTCTCCTGA